From the Desulfovibrio sp. JY genome, one window contains:
- the rpe gene encoding ribulose-phosphate 3-epimerase, protein MPAPFILSPSLLSSDFSRLADELAALEGAGLRWVHLDVMDGLFVPNITFGPPIIAALRRRSKLYFDTHLMIERPERYLAAFREAGSDLICVHAEATVHLERAVSEIRRLGAAPGVALNPATPLSHVEYLLPQLDLVLIMTVNPGFGGQSFIPFCLDKVKDLAAMRRERDLSFRIQVDGGVSPDNTAALVAAGADVLVSGSAFFGHPPYKERLDVFQAAAATSPT, encoded by the coding sequence ATGCCCGCACCGTTTATTCTTTCGCCTTCGCTGCTTTCCTCCGACTTCAGCCGGCTGGCCGACGAGCTGGCCGCCCTGGAGGGTGCCGGCCTGCGCTGGGTCCACCTGGACGTCATGGACGGGCTGTTCGTGCCCAACATCACCTTCGGCCCGCCGATCATCGCCGCCCTGCGCCGCCGCAGCAAGCTGTACTTCGACACGCATCTCATGATCGAACGGCCGGAGCGCTATCTGGCCGCCTTCCGCGAGGCCGGCTCGGACCTCATCTGCGTCCACGCCGAGGCCACGGTCCACCTGGAGCGCGCGGTCTCGGAAATCCGGCGTCTCGGCGCCGCCCCGGGCGTGGCCCTCAATCCGGCCACCCCGCTTTCCCACGTCGAATACCTGCTGCCCCAGCTCGATCTGGTGTTGATCATGACCGTCAACCCGGGATTCGGCGGCCAGTCCTTCATCCCGTTCTGTCTGGACAAGGTCAAGGATCTCGCCGCTATGCGCCGGGAACGCGACCTCTCCTTCCGCATCCAGGTGGACGGCGGCGTCTCCCCGGACAATACCGCCGCCCTGGTGGCGGCCGGAGCCGACGTGTTGGTGTCCGGGTCGGCCTTTTTCGGCCACCCCCCCTACAAGGAGCGCCTGGATGTCTTTCAGGCGGCGGCTGCGACCAGCCCCACCTAA
- a CDS encoding response regulator: MSFRRRLRPAPPNRDRRPGGLHAARRSPLPVVQAAPGDMPGRLTRLSSIFDALDQGIAFVSPEGLVMEINDRYLALLGRPAEDILGRGLAALDLETEDYQASAFLDLFRRGVAHAPVSFDRRLGDRDVTAKLQPVFDQGRLTGLLVSLIDVTPLVEARLSVERERSFLEQVITIAGAAICIVNRDDVVVTINDEFTAITGYSRDQALGRDRAGLLRESPPSPSPANPAAPGSGAVQKRQSQILTRDGQRLTILKNAAPILDATGTPTGGIESFVDVSSLIRARVEAEEASRMKSAFLANMSHEIRTPLNAILGLTQILRKTGLTDEQRDCLDTMRAAGEGLLVILGDILDFSRMEVGRLEIRPAPLDIERLLEETRRVMEPLAAERGLTLALEHDPELPRVLVCDPVRLKQILLNLISNAIKFTPQGRVTLAAGRAREPFAYAGPVAVQFSVRDTGPGIPEGMRERIFEPFVQSDETMAGNLGGTGLGLSISDRLVRLLGGTGLSVTSQPGKGSTFFFTLRLPEPDTAAAPPPTDGPLPPALDLGGLRVLVAEDNPFNRFLLQKILEKLGVGQQTFADNGLEALDKILAARDAGTPFHIVFMDLRMPGIDGLEATRRARAAGIDTPIVALTAQSSSEDAVRCREAGMSAFFSKPYRINDLETVLVNLVSEPLPEAK, encoded by the coding sequence ATGTCTTTCAGGCGGCGGCTGCGACCAGCCCCACCTAACCGGGATCGCCGGCCCGGCGGCTTGCACGCCGCGAGGCGTTCCCCCCTGCCCGTCGTACAGGCGGCCCCCGGCGACATGCCGGGCCGGCTCACGCGTCTGTCCTCCATTTTCGACGCCCTGGACCAGGGCATCGCCTTCGTTTCCCCCGAAGGCCTGGTCATGGAAATAAACGACCGCTACCTGGCCCTGCTCGGTCGCCCGGCCGAAGACATCCTCGGCCGGGGGCTGGCCGCCCTGGACCTGGAAACCGAGGATTACCAGGCCAGCGCCTTCCTGGACCTTTTCCGGCGCGGCGTGGCCCATGCGCCGGTCTCCTTCGACCGACGCCTGGGCGACCGGGACGTCACGGCCAAGCTCCAGCCCGTCTTCGACCAGGGCCGCCTGACCGGCCTGCTCGTGTCGCTCATCGACGTCACGCCGCTGGTCGAGGCCAGACTCTCGGTGGAGCGCGAAAGAAGCTTTCTCGAACAGGTCATCACCATCGCCGGCGCGGCCATCTGCATCGTCAACCGCGACGACGTGGTGGTCACCATAAACGACGAATTCACGGCCATTACCGGCTACAGTCGCGATCAGGCCCTCGGCCGCGACAGGGCAGGGCTGTTGCGGGAATCCCCGCCCTCGCCCAGTCCGGCCAACCCGGCCGCGCCCGGCAGCGGGGCCGTGCAGAAACGGCAGTCCCAGATTCTGACCCGCGACGGCCAGCGACTGACCATCCTCAAAAACGCCGCCCCCATCCTCGACGCCACGGGGACGCCCACCGGCGGCATCGAGTCCTTCGTCGACGTCTCGAGCCTCATCCGGGCCCGGGTGGAAGCCGAGGAAGCCAGCCGCATGAAGTCGGCCTTCCTGGCCAACATGAGCCACGAAATCCGCACGCCCTTAAACGCCATCCTGGGCCTGACCCAGATTCTGCGCAAAACCGGGCTGACCGACGAGCAGCGCGATTGCCTGGACACCATGCGCGCGGCCGGCGAAGGACTGCTGGTCATTCTCGGCGACATCCTCGATTTCTCCCGCATGGAGGTCGGCCGCCTGGAAATCCGGCCCGCGCCCCTGGACATCGAACGCCTGCTCGAGGAAACCCGCCGGGTCATGGAGCCGCTGGCCGCGGAGCGCGGCCTGACCCTGGCCCTGGAGCACGACCCGGAACTGCCCCGGGTGCTGGTGTGCGATCCGGTGCGCCTCAAGCAGATCCTGCTCAACCTTATTTCCAACGCCATCAAGTTCACGCCCCAGGGCCGCGTGACCCTGGCCGCCGGCCGGGCCCGGGAGCCCTTCGCCTATGCCGGACCGGTAGCCGTGCAGTTTTCGGTGCGTGACACCGGGCCGGGCATCCCCGAGGGCATGCGGGAGCGCATTTTCGAGCCTTTTGTCCAGAGCGACGAGACCATGGCCGGCAACCTGGGCGGCACGGGCCTGGGCCTTTCCATCTCCGACCGGCTCGTGCGGCTTCTCGGCGGCACGGGACTTTCGGTGACCAGCCAGCCGGGCAAGGGCAGCACGTTTTTTTTCACCCTGCGCCTGCCCGAGCCCGACACCGCCGCCGCGCCGCCGCCGACCGACGGCCCCCTGCCCCCGGCCCTGGACCTCGGCGGCCTGCGGGTGCTGGTGGCCGAGGACAACCCCTTCAACCGCTTCCTGCTCCAGAAAATTCTGGAAAAGCTCGGCGTGGGCCAGCAGACCTTCGCCGACAACGGCCTGGAAGCCCTGGACAAAATTTTGGCCGCCCGTGACGCCGGCACGCCCTTCCACATCGTGTTCATGGACCTGCGCATGCCCGGCATCGACGGTCTGGAAGCCACGCGCCGGGCGCGCGCGGCCGGTATCGACACCCCCATCGTGGCGCTGACGGCCCAGAGCTCGTCCGAGGACGCCGTGCGCTGCCGCGAGGCCGGCATGTCCGCCTTTTTTTCCAAGCCCTATCGCATCAACGACCTGGAAACGGTGCTCGTCAACCTCGTTTCCGAGCCCCTGCCGGAGGCCAAATGA
- a CDS encoding Hpt domain-containing protein has product MTPDNRQQARDFLIGTHQLSPAEAEEALGVAAAVLRTGLSGLDEAIRANDGAQCAEQAHALKGNLLNLGLPDLAALAARAMEPARTEDFEAVRATATNLTTALDSFWE; this is encoded by the coding sequence ATGACGCCCGACAACCGCCAGCAGGCCCGGGACTTCCTGATCGGGACGCATCAACTCAGCCCGGCCGAGGCCGAGGAAGCCCTCGGCGTGGCCGCCGCGGTGCTGCGAACGGGGCTGTCGGGGCTGGACGAGGCCATCCGGGCTAACGACGGGGCGCAGTGCGCCGAGCAGGCCCATGCGCTCAAGGGCAATCTGCTCAATCTCGGCCTGCCGGATCTGGCCGCCCTGGCCGCCCGGGCCATGGAACCGGCCCGAACGGAAGACTTCGAAGCCGTCCGTGCGACGGCCACCAACCTCACCACCGCCCTGGATTCGTTTTGGGAGTGA
- a CDS encoding GDP-L-fucose synthase: MLQGPIYIAGHRGLVGAAIARELSHLGATLITKTHAELDLTDQAAVRAFFDNERPAAVFLAAARVGGIHANATYPADFIRDNLLISANVIDAAKNVGVKKLVFLGSSCIYPRLAPQPMREDCLLTGPLEPTNQWYAIAKIAGIKMCQAYRRQYGFSAISLMPTNLYGRGDNFTPVNSHVIPGLMRRFHEARLAGSKQVVVWGTGDARREFLHVDDMARASVACYLRYDDEEIVNIGSGHEVTIRELAALMAKVTGFKGEIVFDASKPDGTPRKALDIGRLRSLGWEPTFSLESGLADTYRWFCDNIASARMG, encoded by the coding sequence CTGTTGCAGGGGCCCATTTACATCGCCGGACACCGGGGGCTGGTCGGGGCGGCCATCGCCCGGGAACTCAGCCATCTTGGCGCGACGCTCATCACCAAAACCCACGCCGAGCTTGACCTGACCGATCAGGCGGCGGTGCGGGCCTTTTTCGACAATGAACGGCCGGCGGCGGTGTTCCTGGCCGCGGCCAGGGTCGGCGGCATCCACGCCAACGCCACGTATCCGGCGGATTTCATCCGCGACAACCTGCTGATTTCGGCCAACGTCATCGACGCGGCCAAAAACGTGGGCGTCAAAAAGCTCGTCTTTCTCGGCTCTTCCTGCATCTATCCGAGGCTTGCCCCCCAGCCCATGCGCGAGGACTGCCTGCTCACCGGCCCCCTCGAGCCGACCAACCAGTGGTACGCCATCGCCAAGATCGCCGGCATCAAGATGTGCCAGGCCTACCGCCGCCAGTACGGATTTTCGGCCATAAGCCTCATGCCGACCAACCTTTATGGCCGGGGGGACAACTTCACGCCCGTCAACTCCCACGTCATCCCGGGACTCATGCGCCGCTTTCACGAAGCCAGACTCGCCGGCAGCAAGCAGGTGGTCGTATGGGGCACGGGCGACGCCCGGCGCGAATTCCTGCACGTCGACGACATGGCCCGGGCCTCGGTCGCCTGCTACCTGCGCTACGACGACGAGGAAATCGTCAACATCGGCTCGGGCCACGAGGTCACCATCCGGGAATTGGCCGCGCTCATGGCCAAGGTGACGGGCTTCAAAGGCGAAATCGTTTTCGATGCGTCCAAGCCCGACGGCACGCCGCGCAAGGCCCTGGACATCGGCCGCCTGCGCTCCCTCGGCTGGGAACCCACATTTTCCCTGGAAAGCGGACTCGCGGACACCTACCGCTGGTTCTGCGACAACATCGCCTCTGCCCGCATGGGGTAG
- the serS gene encoding serine--tRNA ligase: MLDLKFVRQNPEAVAEGMARRHFPLDLPAFLALEEARRETLTAVEQKKSQRNTASAEVAKIKRQGGDAAAVLEGLGALSAEIKALDEKTRDLDEQVRQWLLGVPNIPNASTPDGAGENDNPTVRTVGTPRTFDFPIKEHQDVGTALGGLDFERAAKLSGARFVVLRQGLARLERALAAFMLDTHIAEHGYTEVATPFIVNAESLLGTGQLPKFAEDLFKLEAMESYLIPTAEVPVTNLHRGEVLPESALPVAYCCHTQCFRSEAGSYGKDTKGLIRLHQFGKVELVRLVHPDTSYDELEKLTGHAEAILQKLELPYRVVALCTGDLGFSSAKTYDLEVWLPGQNKYREISSCSNFEDFQARRADIRFKPAGGKKTLLVHTLNGSGLAIGRTMAAILENCLQKDGSVTVPKALGPYMGGIESLQPEGKDA; the protein is encoded by the coding sequence ATGCTGGACCTTAAATTCGTGCGCCAGAATCCCGAGGCCGTGGCCGAGGGCATGGCCAGGCGGCATTTTCCCCTGGACCTGCCGGCCTTTTTGGCCTTGGAAGAGGCCCGCCGCGAAACCCTGACCGCTGTCGAACAAAAAAAGAGCCAGCGCAACACGGCCTCGGCCGAAGTGGCCAAGATCAAGCGCCAGGGCGGCGACGCCGCCGCCGTGCTGGAAGGTCTCGGCGCGCTATCCGCCGAGATCAAGGCCCTGGACGAAAAGACCCGGGATCTCGACGAGCAGGTGCGCCAGTGGCTGCTCGGCGTGCCGAACATCCCCAACGCCTCCACGCCGGACGGGGCCGGGGAAAACGACAATCCCACCGTACGCACGGTGGGGACGCCGCGCACCTTCGATTTTCCCATCAAGGAGCACCAGGACGTGGGCACGGCCCTGGGTGGGCTCGATTTCGAGCGGGCGGCCAAGCTGTCCGGCGCGCGCTTCGTGGTGTTGCGCCAGGGACTGGCCCGGCTGGAGCGCGCCCTGGCCGCGTTCATGCTCGACACCCACATCGCCGAACACGGCTACACCGAGGTGGCTACGCCCTTTATCGTCAATGCCGAGAGCCTTCTCGGCACGGGCCAGCTGCCCAAGTTCGCCGAGGACCTCTTCAAGCTCGAGGCCATGGAGTCCTACCTCATCCCCACGGCCGAGGTGCCGGTGACCAACCTGCACCGGGGCGAGGTCCTGCCCGAATCGGCCCTGCCCGTGGCCTACTGCTGCCACACCCAGTGCTTCCGGTCCGAGGCCGGCTCCTACGGCAAGGACACCAAGGGGCTCATCCGCCTGCACCAGTTCGGCAAGGTGGAACTCGTGCGCCTGGTGCATCCGGACACCTCCTACGACGAGCTGGAAAAGCTCACCGGCCATGCCGAGGCCATCCTGCAAAAGCTGGAGCTGCCCTACCGCGTGGTGGCGCTTTGCACCGGCGACCTGGGTTTTTCCTCGGCCAAGACCTACGACCTGGAGGTCTGGCTGCCGGGGCAGAACAAATACCGCGAAATTTCCTCGTGCTCGAATTTCGAGGATTTCCAGGCACGGCGCGCCGACATCCGCTTCAAGCCCGCAGGCGGCAAGAAGACGTTGCTGGTGCACACCTTAAACGGCTCGGGGCTGGCCATCGGCCGCACCATGGCCGCGATTTTGGAAAACTGCCTGCAAAAGGACGGCTCGGTGACGGTTCCCAAGGCCCTGGGGCCCTACATGGGCGGCATCGAGTCGCTTCAGCCCGAAGGGAAAGACGCATGA
- a CDS encoding TolC family protein, with protein sequence MTAMSKRRIFLAFGAGVVLVALLAAPALAQDTAAPAASDRVAQRYTKGMMPPDASATATLPNSGIEKKIEKIPLPDFVNTGRTDAEVAKQIAPGAAGVAPEGQPMSMESSVKRGLDANPQMQSARATLSGAEESRRQAMANFAPVGTVSYTFQRTDAESIGTTSQSLPGNQIINSMAGTSLSTTRTTHSRQGYWQNLYQLQLTVTQPLFTGFKLLSTYQKAALNKAYSAANIDYTELSLIKSVQQAFLSLLQARANVQSNKDSVARLESQYKVAQAYYDVGLKPRLDVLQAESDLAAAEQTLLSSQNTVLVQTAQLNSLLNLPLNQQTNYVGELTYLPFTMSIEDCLNTAYKQRPDLYMGVKSVQMAEKDVKIAASPLYPQIQAQYTYTKQGNSADLSLRDMSGSTTPEASAVGVSATLQAWDWGSTFFGMQSARETVKKLQADLAKLRLDVGYQVKTFYLNIQDAAKRISVARTAVEASKEGFRMAIARYQAQVGTSVDVLTAQSSLTTAETNLTQALTDYQSALADIYVAMGMRNLNLVSN encoded by the coding sequence ATGACCGCAATGTCCAAACGAAGGATTTTTCTGGCCTTTGGGGCCGGTGTTGTTCTCGTCGCGCTTCTGGCCGCCCCGGCCCTGGCCCAGGACACCGCCGCGCCTGCCGCGTCGGACCGCGTGGCCCAGCGCTACACCAAGGGGATGATGCCCCCCGATGCCTCCGCCACAGCCACCCTCCCAAACAGCGGCATCGAGAAGAAAATCGAAAAAATACCGCTGCCGGATTTCGTCAACACGGGTCGGACGGATGCGGAGGTGGCCAAACAGATCGCCCCGGGCGCGGCCGGAGTGGCCCCCGAAGGGCAGCCCATGAGTATGGAGTCGAGCGTCAAGCGCGGCCTCGACGCCAACCCCCAGATGCAGTCGGCCCGCGCGACCCTAAGCGGCGCCGAGGAAAGCCGTCGCCAGGCCATGGCCAACTTCGCGCCGGTGGGCACGGTCAGCTACACCTTTCAGCGTACCGACGCCGAGTCCATCGGCACCACGTCCCAGTCCCTGCCCGGCAACCAGATCATCAACTCCATGGCCGGCACCTCGCTTTCCACCACGCGCACTACCCATTCGCGGCAGGGCTACTGGCAAAACCTCTACCAGCTCCAACTGACGGTGACGCAGCCCCTCTTCACGGGCTTCAAGCTGCTGAGCACCTACCAGAAGGCGGCGCTCAACAAGGCCTACAGCGCGGCCAACATCGACTATACCGAGCTGTCCCTCATCAAGTCCGTGCAGCAGGCTTTCCTCAGCCTGTTGCAGGCCCGGGCCAACGTGCAGAGCAACAAGGATTCCGTTGCCCGGCTCGAATCCCAATACAAAGTGGCCCAGGCGTATTACGACGTCGGCCTCAAGCCGCGCCTTGACGTCCTGCAGGCTGAATCCGATCTGGCGGCGGCGGAGCAGACCCTGCTTTCCTCCCAGAACACGGTGCTGGTGCAAACCGCCCAGCTCAACTCCCTGCTCAACCTGCCGCTCAACCAGCAGACGAACTACGTGGGCGAGTTGACCTACCTGCCGTTTACCATGAGCATCGAGGACTGCCTCAATACGGCCTACAAGCAGCGTCCGGACCTCTACATGGGCGTCAAGTCGGTGCAGATGGCCGAAAAGGACGTCAAGATCGCGGCTAGCCCGCTGTATCCGCAGATTCAGGCCCAGTACACCTATACCAAGCAGGGCAACTCCGCCGACCTGTCGCTTCGGGACATGTCCGGCTCCACCACGCCCGAGGCTTCGGCCGTCGGCGTCTCGGCCACCTTGCAGGCCTGGGACTGGGGTTCCACCTTTTTCGGCATGCAGTCGGCCCGCGAGACGGTCAAGAAGCTCCAGGCCGACCTGGCCAAGCTGCGCCTGGACGTCGGCTACCAGGTCAAGACCTTCTACCTCAACATCCAGGACGCGGCCAAGCGCATCTCCGTGGCCCGCACGGCCGTGGAGGCGTCCAAGGAAGGCTTCCGCATGGCCATTGCCCGGTACCAGGCCCAGGTCGGCACGAGCGTGGATGTGTTGACGGCCCAATCCTCGCTGACCACGGCGGAAACCAACCTGACCCAGGCCCTGACCGATTACCAGAGCGCCCTGGCCGACATCTACGTGGCCATGGGCATGCGGAACCTGAATCTGGTCTCCAATTAG
- a CDS encoding cobyrinate a,c-diamide synthase, producing the protein MRAVNDRPRLVLAGLSGGAGKTILTLGICRALAAAGLRVRPFKKGPDYIDAAWLGLAAGCDATNLDPFLLPAERLPSLFLEKSQDCDIAVIEGNRGIFDGMDVAGSCSTAALARQLDAPVVLILDATKMTRTAAALVAGVAGFEPGLRLAGVVANRTAGPRHRAIVRESIETLARVPVLGLLPKISDNPIPERHMGLVSNREHAAVGAILDGLAGLVREHVDLDRLIALAQSAPPLPDLEFSPPPAPVGPDAPVIGVVRDAALWFYYPENIEALTRAGARVTFVSILDPSPWPALDGLYLGGGFPETQVAALADNRLVRERVRALSASGLPIYAECGGFMYLCQGLEVQGTVYPMAGVFPVTTTLCARPQGLGYSLARVVRNNPYHPTGTLLHGHEFHYSRCQAVPDCPSLPAPEAFTLAMERGVGMHEGHDGLLTGNTFAAYTHIHAEGAPHWAPNFVAAARRYAARRGG; encoded by the coding sequence ATGCGCGCCGTGAACGATCGCCCGCGTCTTGTCCTGGCCGGGCTATCCGGGGGCGCAGGCAAGACCATCCTGACTCTTGGTATTTGCCGGGCTCTGGCCGCTGCCGGGCTGCGCGTCCGTCCGTTCAAAAAGGGTCCGGATTACATCGACGCCGCTTGGCTCGGGCTTGCCGCCGGGTGCGACGCCACCAATCTGGACCCTTTTTTATTGCCCGCCGAAAGGCTTCCTTCCCTTTTTCTGGAAAAATCCCAAGACTGCGATATCGCCGTTATCGAAGGCAATCGCGGCATCTTCGACGGCATGGACGTGGCCGGCTCCTGTTCCACGGCCGCCCTGGCCCGCCAGCTCGACGCTCCGGTTGTCCTCATTCTCGACGCCACCAAGATGACCCGCACCGCCGCCGCCCTGGTCGCGGGCGTGGCCGGCTTCGAACCCGGACTGCGCCTTGCCGGCGTGGTGGCCAACCGCACCGCCGGACCGCGTCACCGGGCCATCGTGCGCGAAAGCATCGAAACCCTGGCCAGGGTGCCGGTGCTGGGACTGCTGCCCAAGATTTCCGACAATCCCATTCCCGAGCGCCACATGGGGCTGGTCTCCAACCGTGAGCACGCCGCCGTGGGCGCCATCCTGGACGGCCTGGCCGGGCTCGTGCGCGAACATGTGGACCTCGACCGGCTCATCGCCCTGGCCCAGTCCGCGCCGCCGCTGCCCGACCTGGAGTTTTCGCCGCCCCCCGCACCGGTCGGCCCGGACGCGCCGGTCATCGGCGTGGTGCGTGACGCGGCCCTGTGGTTCTACTACCCGGAAAATATCGAGGCGCTGACGCGCGCCGGTGCCCGCGTCACCTTTGTCAGCATCCTCGACCCGTCGCCCTGGCCGGCTCTCGACGGCCTCTACCTCGGTGGCGGCTTCCCCGAAACCCAGGTCGCGGCCCTGGCCGACAACCGCCTCGTGCGGGAGCGGGTGCGCGCCCTTTCCGCCTCGGGACTCCCCATCTACGCCGAATGCGGCGGGTTCATGTACCTGTGCCAGGGGCTCGAGGTGCAGGGAACCGTCTACCCCATGGCCGGGGTGTTTCCCGTGACCACCACGCTTTGCGCCAGGCCCCAGGGACTGGGCTACAGCCTGGCCCGGGTGGTGCGGAACAACCCCTACCATCCCACGGGCACCCTGCTGCACGGACACGAATTTCATTACTCCCGCTGCCAGGCGGTCCCGGATTGCCCCTCGTTGCCTGCTCCCGAAGCCTTCACCCTGGCCATGGAGCGGGGCGTTGGCATGCACGAGGGCCACGACGGGCTGCTTACGGGCAACACCTTCGCTGCTTATACCCATATCCACGCCGAAGGCGCGCCCCACTGGGCGCCGAACTTCGTCGCGGCGGCCAGGCGCTACGCGGCGCGGCGTGGGGGGTAG
- a CDS encoding dissimilatory sulfite reductase D family protein, producing the protein MASEKEQVLEFLTGKTGKSKFYFNDFCKIFPDKKPREVKKILTELVNEGKVIFWSSGSTSMYGLAGVGKQQAEED; encoded by the coding sequence ATGGCTTCCGAGAAAGAGCAGGTGCTCGAGTTCCTCACGGGCAAAACGGGTAAGAGCAAGTTCTACTTCAACGATTTCTGCAAGATTTTCCCGGACAAAAAGCCCCGCGAAGTCAAAAAAATCCTCACCGAGCTGGTCAATGAAGGGAAAGTCATCTTCTGGTCCAGCGGCAGCACCTCCATGTACGGCCTGGCCGGCGTGGGCAAGCAGCAGGCCGAGGAAGACTAG
- the dsrB gene encoding dissimilatory-type sulfite reductase subunit beta: MAFISSGYNPDKPMEGRITDIGPRHYEEFYPSVIKKNKGQWDYHEIVKPGVLKHVALSGDVVYTVRVGGARLMSVTHVREICEIADKHCGGHLRFTTRNNVEFMVETEDALKGLIADLESRKFAGGSYKFPIGGTGACVSNIVHTQGYVHCHTPATDASGPVKAVMDEMFDYFQSMKLPAMVRISLACCLNMCGAVHCSDIGIVGIHRKPPIVEHDRLDNICEIPLAISACPTGAIKPTKVEIDGKKVNSVAVNASRCMYCGNCYTMCPAMPLASGEGDGIVLMVGGKVSNRISMPKFSKVVVAYIPNEPPRWPTLTKMVKHIVEVYAANAKKYERLGEWAERIGWEKFFELCDLEFSHHCIDDFRDPAYYTWRQSTQFKFTKHIEA; encoded by the coding sequence ATGGCATTCATTTCTTCCGGATACAATCCCGACAAACCCATGGAAGGTCGGATCACGGATATTGGTCCTCGGCATTACGAGGAGTTCTATCCGTCGGTCATCAAGAAAAATAAAGGCCAGTGGGACTATCACGAGATCGTGAAGCCCGGCGTGCTCAAGCACGTGGCCCTCTCCGGCGACGTGGTCTACACCGTCCGCGTCGGCGGCGCCCGCCTGATGAGCGTCACCCATGTCCGCGAGATCTGCGAAATCGCCGACAAGCATTGCGGTGGCCACCTGCGCTTCACCACGCGTAACAACGTGGAATTCATGGTCGAGACCGAAGACGCCCTCAAGGGCCTGATCGCCGACCTCGAGTCCCGCAAGTTCGCCGGCGGAAGCTACAAGTTCCCCATCGGCGGCACCGGCGCCTGCGTGTCCAACATCGTCCACACCCAGGGCTATGTGCACTGTCACACCCCGGCCACCGACGCCTCCGGCCCGGTCAAGGCCGTCATGGACGAGATGTTCGACTACTTCCAGTCCATGAAGCTGCCGGCCATGGTCCGCATCTCCCTGGCCTGCTGCCTGAACATGTGCGGCGCCGTGCACTGCTCCGACATCGGCATCGTCGGTATCCACCGCAAGCCTCCTATCGTCGAGCATGACCGCCTGGACAACATCTGCGAAATCCCGCTTGCCATCTCCGCCTGCCCCACCGGCGCCATCAAGCCGACCAAGGTCGAGATCGACGGCAAGAAAGTCAACTCCGTCGCGGTCAACGCCTCGCGCTGCATGTACTGCGGCAACTGCTACACCATGTGCCCGGCCATGCCGCTCGCTTCCGGCGAGGGTGACGGCATCGTGCTCATGGTCGGCGGCAAGGTGTCCAACCGCATCTCCATGCCGAAGTTCTCCAAGGTCGTTGTGGCCTATATCCCCAACGAGCCGCCCCGCTGGCCGACGCTGACCAAGATGGTCAAACACATCGTCGAGGTCTACGCCGCCAACGCCAAGAAGTACGAGCGCCTGGGCGAATGGGCCGAGCGCATCGGCTGGGAGAAGTTCTTCGAGCTGTGCGACCTCGAGTTCTCGCACCACTGCATTGATGACTTCCGTGATCCGGCCTACTACACGTGGCGCCAGAGCACGCAGTTCAAGTTCACCAAGCACATCGAGGCCTAA